The region TACTTCGATGTAATAGTAAGGAAAACATATTACTTGAAAAAACTGTTACAATTGGCTTTGCTCTGACCAACATGGCTTCAGCGAAGTTAAAGCAATTGAAATTGGAGtgtatacaaataaataataatgttattttcactcttttctTCTACATTCAGTTAAGTTTCCACAAAAACAGTCCAACAAGAACTAATAGCtgtgtttgatttgtttcttaCACACTTGTCAGCAAATACCATGTTTTCAACAATGTCAAGAAAACTGTTGGGATTAGAGCTGCAGTTTCACCCTTTAGATGGAATCTGATCCTGATCCAACCCATTTAAACGCCTCATTTTGGCCTGACAATAAGCTGAGGTTCCTGTCAACAACTtctgacataaataaaatccattctTTGAGTTCTCTCTTCAAAGTTTCTATGTTCCCTCCCAATCTCCATCTCTCCCCTCGACCAGAGCCAATATACAGCTTTGTAGTGGAGCTGACAAGTAGTTGTCAAGTGCAAAGAAAATGTACTGTGATGTTAAGTACTTGAACACTCCCAATAGGAAAAATGGGTGGTGCTGTGTTTTTTGAGACCATACATTTCCAAACTGGTACATTTGTTCTACCTGTAGCCCTGTTGGAAGCATAATGTGGGCCAGCTGACTGACAAAACACAGCAAGGTATGGCAGGGAGGGACAGAGTCTTAATCACAATCATTTTAATGTGACCTGTTTGACTCACCTGTTCCAGAACTTTGTCCAGGGGCTCAGCATCAACGATGTCCTCCAACGTCAACCCAGTCTCTTCTTTACACTGATCTGTCAGCTCCAAAGTGTCTGGCTtgacaaaacatttatgaagcTTCCCAACCTGTGAAAGGAGTTTAGGGGTTTCATGTAGCAGAACAGAGCGTGGATGGAGACATATAAcggcagcaaaaagccaaattaTGGCAAAAGCCCATCACATCATACAAAAAGTGAACTCTTTTCAAAAAAAAGGTCAGACAATTGACAATGTAGTTGCAGAAGCAGTTAATTGTCAATTAAGTCAAGAAGCTTACATGCTAAACCAAAAAGGTGTGTTTTCTCCATTACGTGAAATTCCACCTTTGACAAGTAGGAAACAAAATTTGATCACCTGTTAAAAGGTGAGCTTGTAGCGTTAGCATTATGAGAGCCCAGAGAGCACTGCAGGCGGTAACAGAAAGCACACCgtgttgatttaaaatgacaaactgtTCAACTACCAGGTGGACACTGCGCCACAAACACTCTGAGCTACACACACAAGAAACCATATAACTGACGAACGAGGTGGAGGGGTCAGAAAGGTCCGTACCTTTTTCTCATGTAGATCCACAATTTGCCACACCAAGAGAATTATTTCCCTTTCATCCGAACCCAGTTTACCCCCATTTGCACCAGCTGTTGCCCCAAAGAACACCACCAGAGTATCACTGTGCGAAGCCATCAGGGACCACAAGGGTAAAAACTACAATTAGagcaaagattaaaataaaaaaataacacgaGGGTTCACCTTTTCCAAGTGATAAGGAGAGCGAACAAAAGGGCTGGAAAGTCAATTGAGATACacgcagaaagaaagaagagtgGGGAGATTACTTTCAGAGGAGCCACGGAAGAGTTTGCGGTCAGAGACTCTACCTGTTGCTGTACTTGAGCGTGTACTATCCAGAGATACTGGTTTGACTGGTAAAGAAGGGTGGAAATCCGTGTTTCCTTCACACGAACTCCATAACAAGCcctgaaggttttttttcctccactccCATTTTTTTTTCGAGTTACCTGTGTGGCTCTGCCTCTCAACGAAGAGACAGGCCTCGCCTATTGGCTGGATTACAAAGGTGAGGGCGGGACCTCATGATGAATACTGGAATATCATTGGATGGCTACTTCCTGTTAAGGAAGTAGGTATAGCACAAAGGCTCATCCATGAAGCCTTCCAATGTTCAACACTGATAGAGAAGGCAAAGTGCAGGTAAATGAGGAACATACGCTTAGCTACTCCATAAGGTGGCTTTTGAATATTGTTAAAGTTTATACGTGTGTAGATAATttgcattaaacaaaaatatacaaaatactACCCTGAATCAAACTTACCccgaaaaaaagtatttcagaaTTTCAATATAGAGACACAAAAAGTGATGTATTTAGTGACAAACATGTATTAGAGTATTTTCACTGCGTTCGTTcgttttcattattatttcttacagtaagtaaataaaactcaaacttaTGTTTTTCAGagattctaaataaaacataagtgcaataaagaaattatttttaatacattaatatCATTTTATGTCATTGTATAAAATTACCTCCATGTACTGAACAGTATATGCACTCAAAACGCACTTTGGGCTCTTTATGAATTACGCTATCAATGATGTGTGGCATGGAGGCCATACCTTCAGCACTATTGATGGCTCAGGTTGAATTGTattgaattgattttatttcaatgcgACAATTCATATTAATGAATGTACAATATTGCCATCCATACACCAGATTCAGCAATTTCTAATTTCCATCCATAGTTTCATTGCTTTAATAGAGGCCTTCAGTTTGTCTTAATTGTTCGGTCATCTTTCTCGAGACGAACTCagtaatttaaagtttatttatttgtaatttaaccTCCATGCTATAACAATCTGAGTGACCTAAAGGCTTCCTGCTAGTTGACTGGAGTTTTTCTGGTTCTCTCCATGTCGTTGCTACCGACACGCCTTCCCCCTCTCTTCCTTTATCTCATTTAAATCCCTGGTCTCATATTTTTTGTGTCTCATCCTGTGTGTGTGGATTCATCATTTCTAGTCAAACCAGTCTGATCACCTGAGGCACACATAGGGAGGCTGCCAAGCTGAACGCCCATGTTAGATAGTAATTTTTACTGTCATGCAGTCACAAAGTGAGCAAGCTCAAGCCCTGATTGTGATATAAGGTGACAAGTATAGTCTTTGGTTCAGTAGGTGCAATTGacagaaatgataaattaaGACCAAGTAGTAGCTTtataatgcaaataaatgtaGTCTATATCTTGTATATCTTTGTCCTGACTGCGTCATATATGCACTACACTCACTACTAAGTGAGGTAATGAAGTTAAGCAGTTGTAAAatgtaaagcttttttttttaatattcatttattttagagcAAGATGTAGTTTTTTTACCCATtatatttcagtatttaataaactgaaatatttcagtttattaaatactgaaatattgtGTTCTGTGTAGCTTTATCCTGGATGCTTCAGGTCGTTGACttgttggaaaataaatgttctctgtTTCTGTAGTTCTATGGCAGATTGAATCTAATTGTCCTCCAGGATTTTCCTATATTTGGTTGCATTAATTTTACCTTTAACTTTTACAAGCCTTCTAAGGCCTTCTGTCAAGAAGCATTCCCATAccatggtgctgccaccatgGTTCACTGTGGTGATGGTATGTTTGAGGTGACGTGTAGTGTTTGTTGTTTGATGGCCAAAAAGCTCGATTTCGGTCTCATCAGACCAAAGAACTTCCTTGCACCTGAGCACAGAGTCTCCCATATgccatgtgatttttttgtatcCATCCCCCTGACTTATGCTTTTCACTAACCTTTTCTCTGATTTGCTTTGAGTgtccttttgttttcatgttgtaaTGGCAGCCAGGAATACTGATACCAGTGAATGAACCATCCAAAGTCCGGTGTCTGTACACTACAATCACTTGAAACACACTTACTGCACTCAGGTGATCTTCATTCTAGTTATTGTGAGACTACCAACAACGATTGGCTGGACCTCTATTGATTTCAGTCAGTCACTTCAAAGAGGGTGAATAtttattcatgcatttattccatgttaaaaaataaataatttttattatttttgtttaaatcagtttttaatttgacctttaaggtgttattttaatttcttttgtcaaaaaagcaaaattttgttgattattattaattactAAAAGCACTGGAAAGGGGCAAACCTCCAGGGGGTTTAATACTTTTCATAGGCACTGTATAACGTAACTataatgacaaattaaaaagacaGTGTTAAacttaaacatgtttgtgtctCCCCAAAGGCATTAGTGCCATCTACAGGTTTATTCACTtatggtggaaaaataaatggagCTAAAAAGATACAGTGTATGTTATTTGCATTTCTGACATCAGACCAATATACTTTGTAAAATAGATATGTGATTCTAAATAGCTGAAAATATAAGTGCAAAGTAGAGATTATATTTCCTTGTCCAAAGTTCATTTTTGGGTTTATAAGCTAAGGACCAACTTTAGGTCACTATTCCTCTTTTTGCATGTCAACAAAGGAAACATGCAGTTTTTTCATTTGGCAATCTTTTCAGTGAGGGGAAGTTCAAAGCATGACTGCATTGTGGGACACAAGaacaaaagttttgctttttcgtaaaaaagaaacaaaaaaaaacccgttCATGAAAGCAGTGTAACATGACAtacataaaaagctaaataaattacaaatattttgaagactaactaattatatttttaaagacagGTAAGGTGCggagaaattaaaaaagtgTCAAACCAAATTATGAGAACAGATACTCAACAAACTCAGTctataaaactaatttatagtCAGTGCTGTATGAAGCTATAGACTAATCTAGAAAGTGAAACAacttgaattgttttgtttcccaCAGCATTCAGTAACAGCATACAACCACATCTTAATTTGCGTCAGCAGCAACCACAAGATtactaacttttaaaaaaaacgagCATTAGCCAATCTAGTTCCCAAAGTGAAGTaccattttatttcaatgtaataaaaatttaacaaaaggaaacacctcatttaaaaaactttttaattcattttcgttcatatataaatgtattgctttttatgataaaagatatttgcacaagggATACAGCATACATAATacttaaagtttcataaataaattaagagcagaaagaaatgtaaatgcACTGGATAGATCAGCAGAGACATGTTgtttatctgttgttttttaccTGTTGAGGGTTCGTTTAAAAGAGGGTTTAATGCAAAACACCTCACACATTTCATTCtcaggaaaatgattatttacacACAACTTCAATACATATTAGTATCGTCTTTTGACTCTGTCATAAGCTGAGAGCAGTTCGTCTGATTGCTTTGTCTCCTCGACACAAAGGATATCTCCCTGTTTCCCTCACCCGGCGAGGTGCTGGAGATGTGGCGGAAGAGTTTCTGGATGCCGGTGTCACGTAGCGACTCCCTGAAGGAGCGGGCCGCAAACATGTACAGGACAGGATTAATGCTGCTGCTGATAAAGACCATTGCTCCCGCTACAAATGCCATGGTTTGTCTAGCAGCTTCCAGGTTAAGTGCTATATTACTCTCTGAGTCATCAATGGCCAGAATAACGATGGAGATGATGTTTCCTATATGATGTGGTGTCCAGCAAATAGCAAACGCAACCACTACGCTTGCAATCAAGACAGTGGACTTGCGTTTGGACCTGAAGTTCATCTGAGTTATACGACTGCACAAACACCCATAACAGACCACAAGAATGGAGAAGGGCAGCATGTATCCCACCACCGTCTCTAGCAACAAACACACCAGCTCTTGAGTGTCAGAAGTATACTCGCGATACAGGCAATGCGTCTTACCATCGTCCACCCCGATAGTTTGAGTCGGAATAATAGGTATGCTGAACAGGAACCCTGCTGACCACAGGGCAAGGAGGACTTTATTCAAGGCTTGTTTCTTCTTCCAAACTACAGAGACGAAGGGATAACGCACGGCGACGAAACGCTCCACACTCATGAGCGTGATGAGGAAAACGCTGCTGTACATACAGGCGTTGATCACGAACACCATGGCTTTGCAGCATGTCACTCCGAAGACCCAGGACTGTGCGAGGGAGTAGATCCATAGAGGGAGTGTAATGAGGACCACCAGATCTGCCGCCGCAAGGTGCAAGATGAGAACCACTGTGTGTGAGCGCTTCTTCACATGCTTCAGGATGGTCCAGATCACAAGCAGGTTGCCAGGAGCACCAACCAAGAAGGACAGACCCAGGATCACACACGCCACCACTGTTCCACCATCAAATTCCTCAAGGGCCATTTCCTCCAACGGAGACCGTTCATGTGAGATGTTCATTCTGCCAAAGTATATGTGCTGACTGTGGTGTCTGGGTGCAAAAAAACCCTAAAGTTTTCACTTCCTCTTTATGGAAGGACTGCACAGGAACAAAGTTTACTGACATGGCTTTTTAAGACACAGAATGTGACTCACACATGTCATCAAAATTATGGTAAAAGATAAAGAGTAAATCATTAGGAAAtcatacatttaaatgaaatgacttaattctTTCTAGACAAGTTGCTGCATAGCTTCACTAAAAGGAAAGACAGATGAAAACCTTAAAGCTGTTTACCTTTTCTTTTAAGGAAATTTAGTCAAACTTATATATGCAGTATTGGggaaagtattttcttttttgcttggTTACTCTCTCACCCCGTCTAAATTTTCCAGATCTTCAAAGACATGTTTGTATCAAACAAAAATAccctgaataaatacaaaaagcagtcTTCAAagttcattaatttatttaatgtgctaaaagagaaatcctaaacAATTTGGCTCTACATCTGAAACTTATGGCCCTCTTAGTGGCACAAAATTACAtgaagtattttgttttactaCAGGCAACACTTCAGACATTGCTGTGTAGGAATGTTGGCCCACTTGTCCTGACGGGAGTAATTTTAGTCAGCTGCCCGctctttattttctgaatttgttcATAATGGCTCTCAGTGATTTGCTAGATTCCCAAACGTGATAGATATGATTGATAGATATGAATaacttttgtttcttattaaattcttaaatttaattGGATTGGAACTTAATGTATTGATTGATTGTCACAACTCTTTCTTTCTAGAGTTGTGACAGTAACTTTATATAGCAAATTTGGGAAtcacatttaatgaaatatttatttaaagggtGATTAGGTGATTTTTGGCTGACATTCAAAATAGTTTGATGTTCCAAAATCATTATAGTAAATGCtccaaaaaaccccaacaaaaataaaaaaaataaaataaaaaaaaaaccttcctccccacacacacacacacacacacaccctcgcacacacacacccacacacatacacacaaaataatagAACAATTCTGAAAGAGGAGAAATAAGTTTTCACTCTATTGTATTGTGGGTTGTCACTAAGAAAAACATGCCAGGGtcagtttttctcttcctgctgcagttttattATGAATCTTTATTTAGTCATAACACAATACAAACAATACATCTCAAAAATAAGCTTTCAAATGCATCTGCGTCTGGTGACATCAAGAAAGGTTTAAGCAAGGTTGCAACTCAAACCACAGTGTTTGCTAATATGGGACGGTCAGCTTAATTCCCATGCTTCTTCTGATGTCTTCAACAagggaataaaaaaagcagaattcagggttgttgcttttttactgTACTTCTGCACTGTGTATGTTGTGAAATCTTACTTTTGTGCCCAATGTACATGTTAGTGGCAAAAAATGTACAACTTGATAATATCTTTATTCACAATAACTGAAGCATCTCAGGCAGAATTAAAATAACATACTTTATTATGCaagacatttcctgtttctaaaATGCAGTAATACATTTTTGATATGTCACCAAAGTTATAAAACAGTAACAAACTGCTGCCTTGTTGAgtttcatttgcttttaaaCTAAATACTGTATAAGCAATTTGGTGATAAGTAagcaaatcttttttcttttttttttcactgtgaaaacacaatatatataacagaaaataatgataaattaaGAATTTCACAATATATTCTTCAGCAACAACCGCAAGTTCTTCTAAACATTTCTAACAACATATAATAAGAAGTTCTATTGTTTTGACTGAATCTCAATTAAATCAAGGGCACAGCCATGTGGTAGTAAAGAGAAGTGCAACTCAATATCATCGTCAAACTTCTTAGATCACATTTGGTGTCagtacaacagaaaacattcacTTCTCAGTCCAGTTTTCCCATAGCTGGAGTACTACCcccaacaacatttttatttgaaagttgtAGACGTGAGCTCTGTTTCTGCTGATCTCTGGTCCTTTTGCTGCTGTAATGCGAGGTCCTTGAGTCTATTTGTGTTTGAGGCCAGTTCCTGAAACAGTTTGACCAGACCAGACTCTCCAAGACTGCCTCTGAAGTTCCTGGCAAAGAAGGCGTATAATACAGGATTCACTGAGCTGCTGATAAAAACCAGGGCACCAGAACTGAAGACAAAACTTTCCGGTACGCAGCCATGCTCTGTGTCTGTCCCAAAAATGCATACTACatcaataatattaataacGTGGTAGGGTAACCAGCACAGGAGGAAAACAAGCACTACAGTGTGAATGAGAACTttggatttctgttttgaattaaATCTCATTTTCTTGAGCTGCGCAGCCACAAGACAGTAACAGATGCTTAGTGTAATGAAAGGCAGCACAAAGCCCAGCAAAGTCTGCAGGCATAAAAAGACAATTTCTAGAGTATCGCTGTTGAAGTCTCTGACGAAGCACTGCTCGTTTTGCTCGCTTCCAGCCAAGGTCTGGGTTAAAACATCAGACAGTCCAAGAAGAAGCGCAAGAAGCCACAAAAATGCAATACATCCATTCATATTCTTTTCAGTCTTCCAGCGCATCATTAGAAATGGATGGCAGATGGCTAGATAGCGTTCCACGCTCATAAGAGTGATGAAGAAGATGCTGCTAAACATGCACACAGTGATAACACAGATTAAGATATTGCAAACTACCAATCCAAACTCAAAAGTGTGCACCAGGGAGTAGATCCAGGCAGGCAGAGTGATGAGGACCATCGTATCTGCCACTGCCAGGTGAAGGATGAGGACCACAGTGTGAAAGCGCTGCTTGACGTGCCTCAGGATAGTCCAGATTACTAGCAGGTTCCCTGGAACTCCAACCAGGAAGGAAAGACCCAGTATAACACACGCCACTGTTGTCCCGCCGTCTAACTCCTCCGGGGCTTCTGAAGGTAACATCTTGATGGAGGGGTCCATGTCGGGAATGTGTTTTTGCGGCAGAGTTTGCACAAAAGAATTTAACTGCTGTTCAAGCAAGGCTCCACTTCCCTTTCTGAACAAATTGAAGAGAATGCAGATTTTAGCATGAGAAACAAATAAGGAATTCATGCAAAGTTCCGTCCCTAATGTTGAAACTTCAGACATGTGATCTGTCTGACTTTGAAATTAAGAATGCAAAATGATGGTTGATTTTtgatgaaattaatttatttgaagttATTCAATTTCAAGAATTTACATACTAAGATCACTTTCTCCACTtttatgttctttgttttgttctctttatTCCTGAATGAGATATGAAtgcaaaaagcattaaaaaaggttgtgacaaaataaatatagcaGCCATAATAgttataaataaaccaaataaaacttACTATTAGAAAAGTTTAATGCGATGACAGTCCCCGCTGTTGCGGTAGAAAATAAAAGGGAAGCTGGATTTGCTTTAACTTTTCTCCCAACAAGTTTAACATTGGGATTTGTTACATCATGACCAAAGACTTTAACTTTGGACTCTGTCAACTTCATTTGTTGAATTTATATTTATCTGAAGAGTTAATTATTACCTTTAGCTACTGGGTATATTTCTCAAACAGGAAAATCTACACAAACTTAggaattaaatcaaatttagtcTCAAATACAAATATCTTATCATTAAGTTatcatgtaaatatttaaatgataattGTTTTTGATATACAATTGCTACAACACATATTACACAAGCACAATTAACTAGACTACATCCTTTAATTGTTTAGGGACTGaattttaagtacattttagTGGTATGTCTgggttttatgttattttcttctctctcctctcacCTGGGTTTCATCTGACAATCTTCATACCTGCCCTAATTATGCTGTTTATCCCTTATTGTACATTTAGTTATAATATTCTCTTACCTCTGTGTCTTGATTGTTGCACTTCCACTTGGTTTCTGTGGAAGGATTTGTCATTTCagcttttggttttgctttagTTTCTTTAAAGGTTACTTTCTGACCTAAGTTGCATGACTCCCTTATTCACTCctgaaatcagtttcttttcagTGATTGCAGGAGTTGGCTGTGTCACGTTGACACACCAAAAGTGACATCATAAAGTCTCCctaatgtttttacattgtgATATAGATGATTAATAGCGAAAATATGTACTACTATTGTTTTAGACACATTGCTTCAACTATTTACTAAATTATCAAGTTTAGATTTGGGGTGGCTTCTAGGACTTTTCAGATGATAGACTGAATTAGGAGGACATTCGAAATTCCAGCTTTTACCTTGGTTGGGAACCACTAGATGAAGTATCTGGAGGACGCAGTATTTGGTTTTTACATAAGTATTGATTTGGATCCTGATCAGACAGGTTTAAACCCAGCAGAGGCctacaaaattaaaacagacaacTGATTAATGtgtgcaaaacacaaatattagaAGGTGGAAAGGAAAGCACAAATATTCAGATAGACTAAATAAATTACTGGTTGTCTTTTCAATACTACTGCCTAAGTACAGTAAGTACCTTGGTACATACTTTGGTTTGCTTTGTAACTGTGTTACataactaatta is a window of Xiphophorus maculatus strain JP 163 A chromosome 4, X_maculatus-5.0-male, whole genome shotgun sequence DNA encoding:
- the LOC102229467 gene encoding leukotriene B4 receptor 1-like, yielding MNISHERSPLEEMALEEFDGGTVVACVILGLSFLVGAPGNLLVIWTILKHVKKRSHTVVLILHLAAADLVVLITLPLWIYSLAQSWVFGVTCCKAMVFVINACMYSSVFLITLMSVERFVAVRYPFVSVVWKKKQALNKVLLALWSAGFLFSIPIIPTQTIGVDDGKTHCLYREYTSDTQELVCLLLETVVGYMLPFSILVVCYGCLCSRITQMNFRSKRKSTVLIASVVVAFAICWTPHHIGNIISIVILAIDDSESNIALNLEAARQTMAFVAGAMVFISSSINPVLYMFAARSFRESLRDTGIQKLFRHISSTSPGEGNREISFVSRRQSNQTNCSQLMTESKDDTNMY
- the LOC102229727 gene encoding leukotriene B4 receptor 1-like, with product MDPSIKMLPSEAPEELDGGTTVACVILGLSFLVGVPGNLLVIWTILRHVKQRFHTVVLILHLAVADTMVLITLPAWIYSLVHTFEFGLVVCNILICVITVCMFSSIFFITLMSVERYLAICHPFLMMRWKTEKNMNGCIAFLWLLALLLGLSDVLTQTLAGSEQNEQCFVRDFNSDTLEIVFLCLQTLLGFVLPFITLSICYCLVAAQLKKMRFNSKQKSKVLIHTVVLVFLLCWLPYHVINIIDVVCIFGTDTEHGCVPESFVFSSGALVFISSSVNPVLYAFFARNFRGSLGESGLVKLFQELASNTNRLKDLALQQQKDQRSAETELTSTTFK